The genomic DNA CTGGCACAGCCAATCATGAGCTTCCGTATCAAGGGCACAAAGCTATATCCGGGACcgagagagagagagagataaTTGAGCATTCGAGAATGCTTGTTCTTTGACCACAATAGCATTGGTTAACAGCGAAAATGTCAATAATTACCATTGTGTGGATATCCAAGTCGGTTGCAGCTCCTTTCATTGACGTCAAGTTTCCGGTGCAGTGGATACCGCGTGGTATGTTCGACAAGAGCGGCGGGCGGGACGGCCCTTCAGAACCCAGCTGTGCGAGCAGTAATTTCATATCGGCTTTTTCTTATCAAGCTAGTCTCACGACGTCTATTGTGAAGTTTTCCCAGTTCATGGCTGTAGTTCTTGGCAGGTTGGGGCGGTGGAGGCATTGCAGCCCCTTCCATAACGGGTCTTGCGGCTTTTGACAGTGTAAATCGTACTGGACGAAGATGCAGGCACTAAGTATGTTGACCGTTCTGTACAACCATGTTCAACCAGGAATTGTTGACTTGGCATGTATCTCATATGTTGGCCGAACTCCACCTAGCTAGTTGATGCCATTTAGCCGCAAGCAAACACCTTACAAGCAGAGGCAGGATGCACCGTAAGATATTGACTGGGCGGTATCGTCTGAGACGTTTGAATTCGACAGATAAGAAACCTCTGTAGCCAACGGTCAGCTGGTAGGCATCGTAAAAAGGAACTGTATAAATGTCGACGGCAACATGGCTCTTTTCGTCCTTGTTGACCATGAACATGGGAGCGGAATAGCTCTCCAAGCTTTCAGTGGCATTAGATACCACGCAGACGGTAGTTCAGTGGTTCGATTATGAGACTTGTTCTGTGACTGCGAGCAGCATACCCAAATGGTCTAGTGTGTGAAGTCTAACAGTGAAGGGAACCATGGAAACGACCAGTACTTACCGCCCTGGATTGCAAATATCACAATTAGTTGCATGATGCAGCTAGTTTGTTTCCCATGGCTCATATCCACACCGGTTTGGTGAAACAGTTAGCTAGCTGTATGACAGCGGAACCGTTATCCGTATGAGCTAGTAGGCGAAGCGGCGATAGTGAATGGGACAGGCGGATCACTGAGAGCTCGGCAATCGATCTGGTCCACGCAATGTCCAATCAATACCAACGGACCATAGAAAGCGAAATCATATGTAGTAAGGTGGGGGTGGTGCACAAGTTTGCTTCTGGACGCAGGGTGCAGGCCTTCTGGATGATGGTGGCTTGCTAGGCGAACTCGAGAAAACGACAAATCGACGAAGCTCAACGATATCATGCCTTTCCACACGTCGTACTCAAGAGAAAATCGGTAAGCACTGGTGGTTAGATCCACATAATTACGTTGTCTTGTCGCTGCGACAATATACTCATGGTGCGTGATTCTAAGAAACCGGCAGTGGGTGAGCCGCGAGCGAATCCCGAAATCCTGGTTGATAGGCTCCACAGGATAGACAGCGCAGAATACGAATCCGTTTACCACAGTTCAAGCAACAAAAAGTTGCGATCCCGTCGTCTGTAGCGCCAGTGTATACCGATGTTACTGTCTTCCGAACCGATTTGGATACTCTGGGAGTTTGGCGGCTCCAAGACACCGGTCGACATGTACTTGACCCGCATGTTCCCAGTCATGTGGGACCGCATGGCGCAAAATGTCCTTTATGTCCTATGGTCGACGATGCACAGTGGCCTATGCTTAACTTGGAGAGGCGAGGTGTAGGGAACATCGTCTCCTCGAGACCGGGAAACTGCAGTCTGATGCGCGCGCCACAAGCGTCGTGCGGCATACGTGAGTTACGCCGGTAGCCAGGTTCTAGTGTAGCTATCGTTTTGGAGGAATGATCAAAGTATAAAGACCGCGCTTCTGTCTTGGTAGACAAGCAGTGATCCAGCCACCTTCGCTTTGAGATAATTTTCTTACACTCTCATTCACTTCATCTGCTGTCTTTCAGTGTCTCTCTTGTAGCATCTGCTTCTATTCACGCTCAGATACCATCTTGAAGACGCTTCACTGCTGTCCCGCTCGCCAGCCAACGCCATGTGTCTACCTACACCCATCGACACGGTTGCCAGTCCTTATATGAGCAACCTCGGCGGAGTTAGAACTTGGCCGGTAAGTCTCCGATACTGATAGTACTTAGACCCGTACTCACAACCCAAGGTACCTGGTCGTCGTTGTCCTGCCTGTCTCGAGCGCGGCGATACGGTGTGGGTGATTCCCGGGAAATGCTGCCCACAGTGTGGTACTCCGGTCAACTAGATTTGGTTTGCGGAATGGTGAGGACGTACGCTCCTATGTCTTATGGAAGGTGACTGACTGTCTCCTAGGACGAACAAAACTCTCGAACTTGGGATTTCAGATGCTTCCCGGAGGTCGTATGACACATGGAGCCACTTCCGCATCTTGGCTCGGGGGAAGTTTGTGCATTTTCAGGTTGTTTGTTTCCTGCATGTATTTGTAAGCAGACCTTAGCAGTTTTTGTTGGGTAGATGGGGAAATGAAAAGTTCAAGCTTTGTTGAGTGATCTGCTTCTTACACCGAGAATCTTTTACGCAGTTGTGATGTGCCTTGTGCTCAAGACGATCCGTGCCCTACCTGTGCCGATACACTGAGTAGCCAGTAAGGGGCAGTGCAAGTTGTCAGGGTGAGGATGCGGATGGTGTTGTTGTGGTTGCTGTGTTTGGTACGTAAAAAGAAACCCTTACAGCAGGTACGCTCGGCGTCTCCCTAGCTCTTTGCCCTGCAGGAAGGAACGAGCTGCACATATGCAGGAACGATAGCTGTAAGCAAGTGACATCAAAGCAAATATTGTAATAAAGACCAGAGTGACAAATTGAATTAGGTGAAAGAACCAGTATGTAAATATGCGTGCACGAAAATGCAAACCGACTCAAATGACCCCACGAGCATACTATTGGACTTGCTCGTGATACCCAGAAAGCGCCTTCTCATCCTCGCATGATACGGTGATACTTGCCCAAACCCCAACGCCGTATCCAGATATGTTACAGATTGCCATGAACCCCGGGAAACAAAACTTGGTCATTATCGTCGTGCTGTATGGGGAGCAGAGACCAATGGGTATTTCGTCTATGCACCGGGGGTGTACCGTCGAATGTGGCGGTTTCGTGTCCGTTTTGTTTCGGTAGTTGTCTATTTCCTCTACCGTGTTGGTGGGCAATGGTGCGAAGTGTGGGGAAGATGGATTCAGGTCCCAGTCTGGCGCTGCTGTTGAGTCATGACCCAGCGCATCTTATCGCGAGTCTGGCACAGCGAGTCAACCAGTTCTTGGGCCTCACGCTCCTTCTCGGGGAGTACACGTCGCAGCTTCTCTGCCTCCTGGACGAGCTGCTCCACCTCCTTTTTGTGCTCGGTCTTGTAAGCCTCCATGAGATTGGTCAGCTTGGCCTCGGTGCGGATAGCTCGTGACGACTCGTGTTGGAGCTGGTCGCTGATGATGGCCTGGCGCTTGATCTTGTCGGCGTCCTCGAGGCGCTTCCTTCGCAGCTCGTTCAGCTCGTCGTTGATCTGGCGGATTTTGCGCTCGTATCCCTCTGTCATGCGCTTGAAGCCATCGCGGGCAGTCTCAAGGTTGGTGTCGGCCATTCCCTTCATCTCGTATGCTTGTGACAGCTGCCGTTGTGTCTCGGACCGCGTGTCTCCGAGCATCTTCAGGGCTTCCTCGGCGCGCAGCTCTGCGGACTTCCTCCTGGCAACTTCGATGTCCAGCAATGCCTTGAGCTCTTCCAGCTTCCGGTCTTTGCGTTCGATGGCTCGAGCATTGGTACTGGCGAGAACCTGCCAGTGCTCGTACTCGGCGCGAGAATCCTCGGCTTTGGTTTGGGCGGCCGACACTCGTTTGGCCTCGTCTTCTCGCGCAAGCTTCTCGGCTCGCAGCTCGCGACGCAGACGATCGTTTTCTTGCGTGATCTTATCAATGTACTGCGATGTCTTGGAGTTGGGTGTGTTGTAGTGGTTTGGGCGCGCCCATGAGCTGTTCTCGTCGGCGCTCATGGGGCTCAGAGGGCTCATGGGGGGCTTGTCGACAGCGAGCGGGCCTGAGACGTTGCGGGGTGAGGTGTGTGGCGGCATCGTGGTGGGTGAGGTGTTGCGTGGTAGTGCAGCGTCTGCAGTGCGAGAAGTGTCGTCCGAGGTCCAAGCTGACCCGGTCATGTCATGCTTttggttgttgttgttgaaGGGGAGATTGGGGAGTTGCGGTGCGGAATCTTTGTTGACGGGGTTAGCATCGAAACTGGACTATGCGTGAGAGTGTGAAAAGTGGGTGCGGGCAAGACAATGGGAATTGGGATCTGGGAAAGCCGGCCTGGCTAGGAAAGATGTTTATGCAGCCTGCAGCCGCCGTAATCAGGGCGACGGCTCATCCGCCGTATTTAGGAGTGACAGGGGTGCGTCAAGCGCTAAGACTTACCTGGTTCCTTGGGAACCTCCGCTTTCTTCCTGTGCAGGATCCTGCTCCAGGACCGCATCTCCCCAGCACCGCAGATATAGCTGCGGGCTCCCCTTCTGTCTTTGATTAGCTAGGGTTCCAAGACTAAACAGAGCCACTGCGCCGCTTCTTGCCAATTCAGCAGCAATCTGGTGGAGATTGTCTGCCAAAGCAAAAGGAAACCATAGCTTCAGCCTGGCTTGAGGGCCTCTTTTACCTTTTGTTTGAGATTGTAGTCCCGAAAGAAAGTCTTTCCTTCACCAGAGTGTTAGTGTGTGTCTTATGTTAGCTGGTCGTGGTCTGGCAAGCGGTGGGTGTCGTGAGTGTAGTTGGTTAGGAGTCAAGTCAGGCACAAGAAGAAACTATCTACAGCTTTGAAAAACCAAGCTAGCAGTTTCCTGCCGCTATTCGACTTCACCTTCACTTTCA from Pyrenophora tritici-repentis strain M4 chromosome 8, whole genome shotgun sequence includes the following:
- a CDS encoding Trichoplein multi-domain protein, yielding MPPHTSPRNVSGPLAVDKPPMSPLSPMSADENSSWARPNHYNTPNSKTSQYIDKITQENDRLRRELRAEKLAREDEAKRVSAAQTKAEDSRAEYEHWQVLASTNARAIERKDRKLEELKALLDIEVARRKSAELRAEEALKMLGDTRSETQRQLSQAYEMKGMADTNLETARDGFKRMTEGYERKIRQINDELNELRRKRLEDADKIKRQAIISDQLQHESSRAIRTEAKLTNLMEAYKTEHKKEVEQLVQEAEKLRRVLPEKEREAQELVDSLCQTRDKMRWVMTQQQRQTGT